A single genomic interval of Pseudomonadota bacterium harbors:
- a CDS encoding GFA family protein, whose product MPLGGSCLCGSVAFEVATPIEAFTYCYCLRCRKATGADRAAVLIVAPAQLTWLTGESAVRRWDLPSADSFATAVCSQCGCAVPRLTRDGRWAVVPAGALDTAPPSGPTVREHWASRAPWVCDDGSPLPFCEHDAP is encoded by the coding sequence ATGCCACTCGGAGGCAGTTGTTTGTGTGGCAGTGTCGCCTTCGAGGTCGCGACGCCGATCGAGGCCTTCACGTATTGCTATTGCCTGCGGTGTCGGAAGGCGACCGGCGCCGACCGTGCGGCGGTGCTGATCGTCGCGCCCGCGCAACTGACCTGGTTGACCGGTGAGTCGGCGGTGCGGCGGTGGGACCTGCCCAGTGCCGACAGCTTCGCGACGGCGGTCTGCAGCCAGTGTGGCTGCGCGGTACCGCGGCTGACGCGGGACGGGCGCTGGGCTGTCGTGCCTGCGGGTGCGCTCGACACCGCGCCGCCAAGCGGGCCAACGGTCCGCGAGCACTGGGCGTCGCGGGCCCCGTGGGTGTGTGACGACGGGTCGCCGTTGCCGTTCTGCGAACACGACGCACCCTGA